A genomic segment from Geitlerinema sp. PCC 7407 encodes:
- a CDS encoding DUF177 domain-containing protein, translated as MDAVHIPQLNRLPDQTASFEIAEHLPGLETLTPVQGSVKVSHRGTYLEVSGQAQAIITLTCHRCLNQYNHRLQVDANEMIWLRSQSDVAGTAPLEEEIEFEDLVETLSSQGYFRPDQWLYEQLCLMIPPHQLCDEQCQGIALQDASLTEAVDSRWSALERLKRQMSS; from the coding sequence ATGGACGCAGTGCATATTCCTCAGCTCAATCGTCTGCCAGACCAGACGGCATCGTTTGAGATCGCCGAGCATCTTCCAGGTCTGGAGACGCTGACGCCGGTCCAGGGCTCGGTCAAGGTCTCCCACCGAGGCACCTATTTGGAGGTTTCGGGTCAGGCACAGGCAATCATTACCCTGACTTGCCATCGCTGCCTGAACCAGTACAACCACCGCTTGCAGGTGGATGCGAATGAAATGATCTGGCTGCGATCGCAGTCGGATGTCGCAGGCACAGCGCCCCTCGAAGAAGAAATCGAATTTGAGGATCTCGTGGAGACGCTGTCGTCGCAGGGATATTTTCGCCCCGATCAGTGGCTTTATGAGCAGCTGTGCTTAATGATTCCACCTCATCAGCTGTGTGACGAGCAGTGTCAGGGCATTGCGCTGCAAGATGCTAGCTTGACGGAGGCGGTCGACAGCCGCTGGTCTGCGCTGGAGCGGCTCAAGCGCCAGATGTCGTCCTAG
- a CDS encoding R3H domain-containing nucleic acid-binding protein gives MNESQKDRGQQWLEELLSLMGVPAPVTVSSAPEESEEEGCWLTIDGASLTEDQAQLLIGSDGTVLDAVQYLANTLLNLGRASDDQMPYTVELNGYRAERQAALKAIADQAASQARETGEEVELKSLSSAERRQVHTFLKDCEDLETYSRGREPDRRLVIRPRSVVQ, from the coding sequence ATGAATGAAAGTCAGAAGGATCGCGGGCAGCAGTGGCTAGAGGAACTCCTGAGCTTGATGGGGGTTCCAGCGCCGGTGACGGTGTCGTCTGCTCCGGAGGAGTCGGAGGAAGAAGGCTGCTGGCTGACGATTGATGGAGCGTCGTTGACCGAAGACCAAGCGCAGCTGCTGATTGGGTCTGACGGGACGGTCCTGGATGCGGTCCAGTATTTGGCCAATACGCTGCTGAACTTGGGCCGCGCTTCTGACGATCAAATGCCCTATACCGTAGAGCTGAATGGCTACCGGGCGGAGCGCCAGGCTGCCCTGAAGGCGATCGCCGATCAGGCTGCAAGCCAAGCTCGCGAAACGGGGGAGGAAGTCGAGCTGAAGTCGCTCTCTTCGGCCGAAAGACGCCAAGTCCACACCTTTTTGAAGGACTGTGAGGACTTGGAAACCTACAGCCGGGGGCGAGAGCCGGACCGCCGTTTGGTGATTCGCCCGCGATCCGTTGTTCAGTGA
- the yidC gene encoding membrane protein insertase YidC, which produces MDFGIGFLSNNVMLPILDFFYGIVPSYGLAIVALTLVIRFALYPLSAGSIRSMRRMRVAQPVMQKRVKEIQERYKSDPAKQQEEMSKIYKEFGNPLAGCFPILLQMPVLFALFATLRGSPFSDINYTVNLQILPREQIEQVVPQVYATSPQNIYVTDGVHAPVVALLPSGNRLVVGETTTLEFQTSEGKPLPQLLQEYPEYNLNPRWTVTRGEERVAIRENGTLEALQPGEVTLQGSVPGLAANKGFLFIDALGRVGAFDEDGKIHWDIIGMVLFFGISLYVNQLLSGQGQSNNPQQDTVNKITPVIFSGMFLFFPLPAGVLMYMVIANIFQTLQTFILSREPLPENLQKLVDMEAKTAPAAAKSEDGGRDSLPFEPGRSKKKA; this is translated from the coding sequence ATGGATTTCGGTATTGGGTTTCTCTCCAACAACGTCATGCTGCCGATCCTAGATTTTTTCTATGGGATCGTGCCTAGCTATGGTTTGGCCATTGTGGCTCTGACGCTGGTGATCCGATTTGCGCTCTATCCCCTGAGCGCCGGTTCGATTCGGAGCATGCGTCGAATGCGTGTGGCTCAGCCAGTCATGCAAAAGCGGGTTAAGGAAATTCAGGAGCGCTACAAGAGCGACCCCGCCAAGCAGCAAGAGGAAATGAGCAAAATCTACAAAGAGTTTGGCAACCCCTTGGCGGGCTGCTTCCCGATTTTGCTGCAAATGCCGGTCCTCTTCGCGCTCTTTGCGACGCTGCGGGGATCGCCGTTCTCTGATATTAACTACACGGTGAACTTGCAGATTCTGCCTCGAGAGCAGATTGAGCAAGTTGTCCCTCAGGTTTACGCTACTTCTCCCCAAAACATCTACGTGACGGACGGGGTGCACGCGCCTGTCGTGGCGCTGCTGCCCAGCGGCAACCGTTTGGTGGTCGGAGAGACCACTACTCTGGAGTTTCAGACCTCAGAAGGCAAGCCTCTGCCCCAGCTTCTTCAGGAATATCCTGAATACAACCTCAATCCCCGGTGGACAGTGACTCGCGGGGAAGAGCGAGTCGCTATTCGCGAAAATGGCACCCTAGAGGCGCTGCAACCGGGTGAGGTGACCCTTCAGGGATCGGTTCCAGGTTTGGCGGCCAACAAAGGCTTCCTTTTCATTGACGCTTTGGGTCGCGTGGGGGCGTTTGATGAGGATGGCAAGATTCACTGGGACATCATTGGCATGGTGCTGTTCTTCGGCATCAGCCTCTACGTGAACCAGCTGCTCTCGGGTCAGGGCCAATCCAATAATCCCCAGCAGGATACGGTCAACAAGATTACGCCGGTGATTTTCTCAGGGATGTTTTTGTTCTTCCCGCTGCCGGCCGGGGTCTTGATGTACATGGTGATTGCCAACATTTTCCAGACCCTCCAGACCTTTATTTTGTCTCGTGAGCCTCTGCCAGAGAATCTACAAAAGCTGGTGGATATGGAGGCCAAGACGGCCCCGGCAGCTGCGAAGTCAGAGGATGGAGGCCGCGATTCGCTGCCTTTCGAGCCGGGTCGCTCGAAGAAGAAGGCTTAG
- a CDS encoding PH domain-containing protein gives MALNEEVYYEGGPHIGDLIVSILLGFTVICIPLTIGSIVRALWLRYRITDRRISVTGGWKGRDRTDIVYSEIAKIVTVPRGLGAWGDMVITLRDGSRLELRSIPRFRDMYAYMQERLSPSAKAVSGGLGQQP, from the coding sequence ATGGCCCTTAACGAAGAGGTTTATTACGAAGGCGGTCCTCACATTGGGGATTTAATTGTTAGTATCCTGCTGGGATTTACGGTTATTTGCATTCCGCTAACCATTGGTTCGATCGTTCGGGCCTTGTGGCTGCGCTACCGCATCACCGATCGCCGCATTTCTGTGACGGGTGGCTGGAAAGGGCGCGATCGCACGGACATCGTATACTCAGAAATCGCCAAGATTGTAACCGTGCCACGAGGCTTGGGCGCTTGGGGAGATATGGTCATTACCCTCCGCGATGGCAGCCGCCTAGAGCTGCGATCGATTCCCCGCTTTCGGGATATGTACGCCTACATGCAAGAGCGGCTTTCGCCCAGCGCCAAGGCTGTGAGCGGCGGTCTGGGTCAACAACCCTAG
- the rnpA gene encoding ribonuclease P protein component — protein sequence MALPSANRLKRRRDFQTVYKAGSRKSTLHLTLRALPFQTTSGTKKAESLSKGPEIWVAKSPTRIGISISQKVSKRAVIRNRIKRQIRAAFRQLLPRIQCGWWLVVVVRPEAVQCDYGQFLRELEQLLADAEVLDGP from the coding sequence ATGGCTTTGCCCAGTGCCAATCGGCTCAAACGCCGTCGAGACTTTCAAACGGTCTACAAAGCTGGAAGTCGCAAATCAACTCTTCATCTCACCCTCAGAGCACTGCCGTTTCAGACTACGTCGGGGACAAAAAAAGCAGAATCTCTGTCAAAAGGCCCTGAGATCTGGGTGGCAAAATCGCCAACCCGCATCGGTATTTCCATTAGCCAGAAAGTCAGTAAACGGGCCGTTATTCGCAATCGAATTAAGCGCCAAATTCGAGCTGCTTTCCGCCAGCTGCTGCCTAGGATTCAATGCGGGTGGTGGCTGGTTGTTGTTGTAAGACCCGAGGCGGTTCAGTGCGATTATGGTCAATTTCTGCGAGAATTAGAGCAGTTGTTGGCAGACGCTGAGGTACTCGATGGCCCTTAA
- the rpmH gene encoding 50S ribosomal protein L34, with amino-acid sequence MTQRTLGGTCRKRKRTSGFRARMRTKNGQNVIKARRNKGRARLAV; translated from the coding sequence ATGACTCAGCGGACCCTTGGCGGCACTTGCCGCAAGCGCAAGAGAACTTCTGGTTTCCGCGCTCGGATGCGCACCAAAAACGGTCAGAACGTGATCAAAGCGCGGCGTAACAAAGGCCGCGCTCGCCTCGCTGTCTAA
- a CDS encoding DUF2808 domain-containing protein, which yields MFPTRISTRRFFAAAAAASCVLVGITEVSTASGMPGLTIFSGVRSENQLPWRQDFGGNAGGWDRYRLRIPSKKMDLAVSQFVIDYPDYFDGKFDPDKIEVRVKGKSLPLDEVSWDKENHFISIYMAEPVPAGSRVELVLSNVKNPSFGGTFYFNCEVLSPGDVPLRRYKGTWIVDVG from the coding sequence ATGTTTCCGACCCGAATCTCAACACGACGGTTTTTTGCAGCCGCCGCTGCCGCAAGCTGCGTGCTCGTGGGAATCACCGAAGTAAGCACCGCCAGCGGAATGCCTGGTCTCACCATCTTTAGTGGTGTTCGCTCAGAAAACCAGCTTCCCTGGCGGCAAGACTTTGGCGGAAACGCAGGCGGATGGGATCGCTATCGCCTCAGAATCCCCAGCAAAAAAATGGACTTGGCTGTCTCGCAATTTGTCATTGACTATCCCGACTACTTCGATGGCAAATTTGACCCCGACAAAATCGAAGTTCGGGTCAAAGGCAAGTCCCTGCCCCTCGATGAAGTCAGCTGGGACAAAGAAAACCACTTTATTTCTATCTACATGGCAGAGCCCGTGCCCGCTGGCAGCCGCGTAGAGCTGGTGCTCTCCAACGTCAAAAATCCCTCGTTCGGTGGCACCTTCTATTTCAACTGCGAAGTGCTGTCGCCGGGAGATGTACCCCTGCGCCGCTACAAGGGCACCTGGATCGTGGATGTCGGCTAA
- a CDS encoding SDR family oxidoreductase encodes METALITGASSGIGATFAEALAARGMNLILVARSGDRLQTLARRLEQTAGIQAIAISQDLAEPNAASSLAQAIDAQGMQVDWLINNAGFGDYGPFAERDRQRQLDMVQLNVLSLVDLTHQFLPAMRDRRSGTIINVSSIAGFQPLPYLSVYAATKSFVLSFSGALWAENKPYGVRVLALCPGPTETQFFDAAKFPDSFQAANSKLATPEDVVQAALKGLEDGVSNVVPGASNQFIVNVPRFLPRDFLLTAVEQRFKAPE; translated from the coding sequence ATGGAAACGGCTTTAATCACAGGTGCATCCTCGGGGATCGGGGCGACCTTCGCAGAGGCGCTGGCTGCCCGAGGCATGAACCTGATTTTGGTGGCCCGCTCGGGCGATCGCCTCCAGACCCTGGCCCGCCGCCTCGAGCAAACCGCCGGAATTCAGGCGATCGCCATTTCCCAAGATCTTGCTGAGCCCAACGCCGCCAGCAGCCTCGCCCAAGCCATCGACGCCCAAGGAATGCAGGTCGACTGGCTGATCAACAATGCTGGTTTTGGGGACTACGGGCCTTTTGCCGAACGCGATCGCCAGCGGCAGCTGGATATGGTGCAGCTCAACGTTCTGTCTCTTGTGGACTTGACCCATCAGTTCTTGCCCGCGATGCGCGATCGCCGCTCCGGCACCATCATCAACGTCTCTTCGATCGCTGGCTTCCAGCCCCTCCCCTACCTGTCCGTCTACGCCGCCACCAAATCCTTCGTTCTCAGCTTCAGCGGCGCTCTCTGGGCTGAAAACAAGCCCTACGGTGTGCGCGTGCTCGCCCTGTGCCCCGGCCCGACCGAGACGCAATTTTTCGACGCAGCCAAATTTCCTGACTCCTTCCAGGCCGCTAACTCCAAACTGGCCACCCCCGAAGACGTGGTCCAAGCCGCTCTCAAAGGCCTCGAGGACGGCGTCTCCAACGTGGTTCCCGGCGCTTCCAACCAGTTTATTGTGAACGTACCGCGCTTTTTGCCGCGAGACTTCCTGCTCACCGCGGTAGAGCAGCGCTTCAAAGCCCCCGAATAG
- a CDS encoding alpha/beta fold hydrolase: protein MVDRFQPPGFESRSVNTSLGTMVYYTASGGESDAAPPLVFLHSVGGGSSAYEWSKVYPAFAGRYRVLAPDLVGWGQSAHPVRDYQVADYHQMLGELLAAATATPAVVVASSLTAGMVIRLAIEQPTWFRALLLVCPTGFGDFGLDYQRGLAAQLARVPGLDRLLYAVGAANAEAVRNFMAQFLFARRDRISEEMVQAYLASALQPNAEYAALASLRGDLCFDLARYVGQLTVPTAVFWGEEARFTPCETGRRLATLNPQAVKSFEAIAETGVWPHLELPAVMIGLLERSLRQLLADPR, encoded by the coding sequence ATGGTCGACCGGTTCCAGCCACCGGGCTTTGAATCTCGCTCCGTCAACACTTCCCTCGGGACGATGGTGTACTACACCGCATCTGGAGGGGAGAGCGATGCAGCGCCGCCGCTGGTGTTTCTCCACAGCGTGGGGGGCGGCTCTTCGGCGTACGAGTGGTCCAAAGTGTATCCAGCCTTTGCGGGACGCTACCGAGTCCTGGCACCGGACTTGGTGGGATGGGGCCAGTCGGCGCACCCGGTGCGGGACTATCAGGTGGCAGATTATCACCAGATGCTGGGCGAGCTTTTGGCGGCGGCGACCGCGACGCCAGCGGTGGTCGTGGCGTCGTCGCTGACAGCGGGGATGGTCATTCGTCTGGCCATCGAGCAGCCGACTTGGTTCCGGGCGCTGCTGCTGGTCTGCCCAACGGGCTTTGGCGACTTTGGTCTGGACTACCAGCGAGGCTTGGCAGCGCAGTTGGCGCGGGTGCCAGGGCTCGATCGCCTGCTGTACGCCGTAGGGGCCGCCAATGCAGAGGCGGTGCGAAATTTCATGGCGCAGTTTCTGTTTGCCCGCCGCGATCGCATTTCTGAAGAAATGGTCCAGGCCTACCTGGCTTCGGCGCTCCAGCCCAACGCGGAATATGCGGCCTTGGCGTCTTTGCGGGGCGATCTGTGCTTCGATCTGGCCCGCTATGTGGGGCAGCTGACGGTGCCGACGGCCGTCTTTTGGGGAGAAGAGGCGCGCTTTACGCCCTGCGAAACGGGCCGACGGCTGGCCACGCTCAATCCCCAGGCGGTGAAGTCTTTTGAGGCGATCGCTGAAACCGGCGTCTGGCCCCATCTCGAGCTGCCCGCCGTGATGATCGGCCTGCTAGAGCGATCGCTCCGTCAGCTGCTGGCGGACCCTCGCTAG
- a CDS encoding D-alanine--D-alanine ligase family protein — protein MAKLRVGLLFGGRSGEHEVSIASARAIAQGFRSAGNLDRYDLQPFYIQKDGVWQGPAIAEQVLAAGKPLPVNDDLTPEARSHLWQFPPEAAEIQVWFPILHGPNGEDGAVQGLLRLMQAPCVGSSVLASSVGMDKLAMKSAFAQAGLPQVKYLGVDRAQVWSNPCIFPKLCDDIEVALGYPCFVKPANLGSSVGISKVRDRAQLEAALDSAASYDRRLIVEAGVTAREVECAVLGNDNPKASVVGEITYQSDFYDYETKYTDGQADLFIPAQLPEAIAREIQERAIQAFRAIDAAGLARLDFFYVEATGEIFLNEVNTLPGFTATSMYPKLWEASGVPFEELLHQLVQLALEREST, from the coding sequence ATGGCAAAGCTGCGGGTCGGTCTACTGTTTGGTGGACGCTCTGGGGAGCACGAGGTCTCCATTGCTTCGGCACGGGCGATCGCCCAGGGATTTCGCAGCGCGGGCAACCTCGATCGCTACGACCTCCAGCCCTTTTACATCCAAAAGGATGGTGTTTGGCAAGGGCCAGCGATCGCCGAGCAGGTTTTGGCGGCGGGCAAGCCCCTGCCGGTCAACGACGACCTCACCCCAGAGGCGCGATCGCACCTCTGGCAGTTTCCGCCCGAAGCGGCCGAAATCCAGGTGTGGTTCCCGATTCTGCACGGCCCCAATGGGGAAGACGGCGCTGTGCAGGGCCTCCTGCGGCTGATGCAGGCGCCCTGCGTGGGCTCTAGCGTTTTGGCCTCCAGCGTCGGCATGGACAAGCTAGCCATGAAATCCGCCTTTGCCCAAGCCGGACTGCCCCAGGTGAAATACCTAGGGGTCGATCGCGCCCAAGTTTGGTCCAATCCCTGCATCTTTCCGAAACTTTGCGACGACATCGAGGTGGCCCTGGGCTACCCCTGCTTCGTCAAGCCTGCCAACCTGGGATCGTCGGTGGGAATTTCGAAGGTGCGCGATCGCGCCCAGCTAGAAGCCGCCCTAGACAGCGCCGCCAGCTACGATCGCCGCCTGATCGTCGAAGCGGGCGTCACGGCGCGCGAAGTCGAGTGCGCGGTCTTGGGGAACGACAACCCCAAAGCCTCGGTAGTGGGTGAAATCACCTATCAAAGCGACTTCTACGACTACGAAACCAAATACACCGACGGCCAAGCCGATCTCTTCATTCCGGCGCAGCTGCCAGAGGCGATCGCCCGCGAAATCCAAGAGCGGGCAATTCAGGCTTTCCGAGCCATCGACGCCGCTGGCCTTGCTCGCCTAGACTTCTTCTACGTCGAAGCGACCGGCGAAATTTTCCTCAACGAAGTCAACACGCTGCCGGGCTTCACCGCCACCAGTATGTATCCCAAACTCTGGGAGGCCAGCGGCGTTCCCTTTGAAGAGCTGCTGCACCAGCTGGTGCAATTGGCCCTCGAACGAGAATCGACCTAA
- the ppc gene encoding phosphoenolpyruvate carboxylase: MLASENAAVPLSSNLFLRHRLKVVEDLWEFVLQQECGQELVDLLQQLRDLCSPEGQAPNFQETEVLKLVEKLDLNDAIRAARAFALYFQLINIVEQHYEQRGQQQQYRAAYDSPQAEASDRKPPVIEETADDLGHLKADFLAKSLEESTAARRELTTFHGLFPKLRKLNVPPQHIQNLLDQLDVRLVFTAHPTEIVRHTIRDKQRRIAHILRQLDQAEESNQALGVTSSWEVESLRDQLTEEIRLWWRTDELHQFKPTVLDEVDYTLHYFQEVLFDVIPQLYHRCKRAVETAFPSLNPPSYDFCKFGSWVGSDRDGNPSVTPKITWQTACYQRNLVLEKYIQSVRRLINLLSLSLHWSDVLPDLLESLEQDQVQMPEVYDQLAIRYRQEPYRLKLSYILKRLENTRDRNWRLYNFDEKDQAVREELNPATFYRSGEEFQNELRLIHHNLQETGLSCRDLEDLLCQVEIYGFNLAYLDIRQESSRHSDTINEIVGYLQILPQPYNDLSEAERTAWLASELQTRRPLIPAELPFSEKTCEIIETFRMVRRLQQEFGPAICQTYVISMSHEVSDLLEVLLLAKEAGLYDPATGSGTLQVVPLFETVEDLQRAPSVMRELFELSLYRSYLAGGYQAQEGSPSPQEVMLGYSDSNKDSGFLSSNWEIHKAQKALQQLAEEFSVRLRIFHGRGGSVGRGGGPAYEAILAQPGHSINGRIKITEQGEVLASKYSLPELALYNLETVATAVIQASLLRNGFDDIQPWNEIMEELAQRSRRHYRALIHEQPDFLDFFHQVTPIEEISQLQISSRPSRRGGKRDFSSLRAIPWVFSWTQSRFLLPSWYGVGTALRDFLQEEPEENLKLLRYFYYKWPFFRMAVSKVEMTLSKVDLQIANHYVQELSQSEDIERFEKVFSQISSEYHLTREMVLTITGNQRLLDGDPDLQRSVQLRNGTIVPLGFLQVSLLKRLRQHKAQSASGFIRSRYSRGELLRGALLTINGIAAGMRNTG; this comes from the coding sequence ATGCTTGCTTCAGAAAACGCGGCGGTTCCGCTCAGTTCCAACTTGTTTTTGCGCCATCGGCTCAAGGTTGTCGAGGATCTGTGGGAGTTCGTACTCCAGCAGGAATGCGGTCAAGAGCTGGTGGATCTGCTCCAGCAACTGCGGGACCTCTGTTCACCCGAGGGTCAGGCCCCCAACTTCCAAGAAACCGAAGTCCTCAAGCTCGTCGAAAAGCTGGACCTCAACGACGCGATTCGAGCAGCGCGGGCCTTCGCGCTTTACTTCCAGCTCATCAACATCGTCGAGCAGCACTACGAGCAGCGCGGTCAGCAGCAGCAGTATCGCGCGGCCTACGACTCTCCCCAAGCCGAGGCCAGCGATCGCAAACCTCCCGTCATCGAAGAAACCGCCGACGATCTGGGCCATCTCAAAGCTGATTTCCTGGCCAAAAGCCTCGAAGAGAGCACCGCAGCTCGCCGGGAACTGACCACCTTCCACGGCCTGTTTCCCAAGCTGCGCAAGCTCAACGTCCCGCCCCAGCACATCCAAAATCTCCTCGATCAGCTCGATGTGCGGCTGGTCTTCACGGCGCACCCCACCGAAATCGTGCGCCACACCATCCGCGACAAGCAGCGCCGCATCGCCCACATCCTGCGCCAGCTCGACCAAGCCGAAGAAAGCAATCAGGCCCTAGGCGTCACGTCCTCCTGGGAAGTCGAATCTCTGCGGGACCAGCTGACCGAAGAAATCCGCCTGTGGTGGCGCACCGACGAGCTGCACCAGTTCAAGCCCACCGTTCTAGACGAAGTAGACTACACCCTTCACTACTTCCAAGAAGTCCTGTTTGACGTGATTCCCCAGCTGTATCACCGCTGTAAGCGCGCGGTCGAGACAGCGTTCCCCAGCCTAAATCCCCCCAGCTACGACTTCTGCAAGTTCGGCTCCTGGGTGGGCTCTGACCGCGACGGCAACCCCTCGGTCACCCCCAAGATTACCTGGCAAACGGCCTGCTACCAGCGCAACTTGGTCCTCGAGAAGTACATCCAGTCGGTGCGACGCCTGATCAACCTGCTGAGCCTGTCGCTGCACTGGAGCGATGTGCTGCCGGATCTGCTGGAGTCTCTGGAGCAAGACCAGGTCCAGATGCCCGAGGTCTACGATCAGCTGGCGATCCGCTACCGACAGGAGCCCTATCGCCTCAAGCTGTCCTATATCCTCAAGCGCCTAGAGAACACGCGCGATCGCAACTGGCGGCTATACAACTTTGACGAAAAAGATCAGGCAGTCCGCGAAGAGCTCAACCCAGCGACGTTTTATCGCTCGGGCGAAGAATTTCAGAATGAGCTGCGCCTGATCCACCACAACCTGCAAGAAACAGGCCTGAGCTGCCGCGACCTGGAAGATCTGCTGTGTCAGGTAGAGATCTACGGCTTCAACCTGGCCTACCTGGACATCCGTCAAGAGAGCTCTCGCCACTCTGACACCATCAACGAAATCGTCGGCTACTTGCAGATCCTGCCTCAGCCCTACAACGATCTCTCGGAGGCAGAGCGCACGGCGTGGCTCGCCAGCGAGCTGCAAACCCGGCGTCCCCTGATTCCGGCAGAGCTGCCCTTCTCGGAAAAGACCTGCGAAATCATCGAGACTTTTCGGATGGTGCGGCGATTGCAGCAGGAGTTTGGGCCGGCGATTTGCCAGACCTACGTCATCAGCATGAGCCACGAGGTGAGCGACCTGCTGGAGGTGCTGCTCCTGGCCAAAGAAGCGGGTCTGTACGATCCGGCGACGGGGTCGGGGACGCTCCAGGTAGTGCCCCTGTTTGAGACGGTGGAAGACTTGCAGCGCGCCCCGTCGGTGATGCGGGAGCTGTTTGAGCTGTCGCTGTACCGGTCCTACTTGGCGGGCGGCTACCAAGCCCAAGAAGGCAGCCCCTCGCCCCAAGAAGTGATGCTGGGCTATTCGGACAGCAACAAGGACTCGGGCTTCCTCAGCAGCAACTGGGAAATCCACAAGGCGCAAAAGGCGCTGCAGCAGCTGGCGGAGGAGTTCAGCGTTCGGCTGCGGATCTTCCACGGTCGAGGCGGCTCGGTGGGCCGAGGCGGCGGTCCGGCCTACGAGGCGATTTTGGCGCAACCGGGCCACAGCATCAATGGCCGCATCAAGATCACCGAGCAGGGCGAGGTGCTGGCGTCGAAGTATTCGCTGCCGGAGCTGGCGCTCTACAACCTGGAGACGGTGGCGACGGCAGTGATTCAGGCGAGCCTGCTGCGCAATGGCTTTGATGACATTCAGCCGTGGAACGAAATCATGGAGGAGCTGGCCCAGCGATCGCGCCGGCACTACCGTGCGCTCATTCACGAGCAGCCGGATTTCCTGGATTTCTTCCATCAGGTGACGCCCATCGAGGAAATCAGTCAGCTTCAGATCAGCTCTCGACCGTCGCGTCGGGGCGGCAAGCGTGACTTTAGCAGTCTGCGGGCCATTCCCTGGGTCTTTAGCTGGACCCAGAGCCGCTTCTTGCTGCCTTCCTGGTATGGGGTCGGCACGGCCCTGCGAGATTTCTTGCAGGAGGAGCCGGAGGAAAACCTCAAGCTGCTGCGCTACTTCTATTACAAGTGGCCGTTCTTCCGAATGGCGGTCTCGAAGGTGGAGATGACGCTGTCCAAGGTGGACTTGCAGATTGCCAACCACTACGTGCAGGAGCTCTCTCAGTCTGAAGACATAGAGCGCTTTGAGAAGGTGTTTAGCCAGATCTCGTCGGAGTATCATTTGACGCGCGAGATGGTGCTGACGATTACGGGCAATCAGCGCTTGCTCGATGGCGATCCGGATTTGCAGCGATCGGTGCAGTTGCGCAATGGCACGATCGTGCCGCTGGGCTTTTTGCAGGTGTCTTTGCTAAAGCGTCTGCGCCAGCACAAGGCCCAGTCGGCGTCGGGCTTCATCCGATCGCGCTATAGCCGCGGCGAGCTGCTGCGGGGGGCGCTGCTGACGATCAATGGTATTGCGGCGGGGATGCGCAATACGGGCTGA